A portion of the Amyelois transitella isolate CPQ chromosome 2, ilAmyTran1.1, whole genome shotgun sequence genome contains these proteins:
- the LOC106133607 gene encoding serine-protein kinase ATM isoform X2, whose translation MDNLESTIRDICSGLTSSRAHERKKNAENLKDLLSRNALGAFLSKNSLNEEGFTWNNLFEYVKDYILKEAENYQTSKTYQSTIGPLCASLLHLCVAGANKGQTSIKCEKIMTACLYILKDIQLTKAIGDAYLNLLYKHILPHNYYRTLMTPVYWEELLHVCISMLHSNHSNLDNFTKLRLLWMVIKNGTSSCHLTVPLRDSLAKLKILRTFSEKKILEVVIDITILLLEVLAPEYRLSMCEFTENILLSLLHYYEQNIDQKKKNSLFKFLELTVKIHHPEGRYQKEESSLAYDWTIWNKNLHSILEIMCIEVTFLQKPHKQLDLSEVGCGQFYSLSASVYFQTFKLLEIAETSETGSTPKRPRVIINKIRRFSDLAHELTQNQIPWLGVILSYSKKYGSTIETNTFLSLLNTLNFYIIKNINIIDWDSFTETIVLIVKELSGRSVHIGKRDDAFLLLWNSCVRQSISVNALQKPIHKILQFLLTSIDLKYQDVQPLLKVYFDKAMPIHSNSVETLNVVLQKIFNKCSSFEDRLNFFTWFKQGQLHCVDAVQARELILRLILKENISNVSQLQNGSQSVFCDNLHEILFNSIEKSILFSEFSIQDVEYNRPATHKDIYLKEAFEYHSDINNLMYEYLCVKTKEYVHNGTETNSSLPELIQFSRVLLAYLDVALHYKIVSENNIQTTEIYCILKTTLRFIYTNVTDALKSDGNNLVKIKLLKYIQDILICEYYPLLCVEVRRCIDETFFHAINNIVNKEDSPVEDLENCDDESSLSALRYNSVILLAAYCRKFVNYRTELLELVLDYKMYDFSSYWDVQCVFRCIELLSDNAVADPPLDGIFTVMMFICKVMFRGSNETQRLLIILLSLLDRIWVNDSIKQNCIIMIRGYLVRCGKLHYPPRVAALVYKCAAKMIEFNRKHGTDINLDEDYFIKAVIDGTKRETHCLRLYCVYTLKLLLADSSDEEIKQKLSGFVDIFVVDVPENDELIVKDESANRTATLLHSHVALAQSKSTLMHKIVTSILEIQKEKSLDENLVKKVLNIITITISKNDISFHLNNHILYVLNFWFLNKFNVEDLPISLFGMEKRQLFLKKHMRWLIPADILWAKNANIYSSDLLKETKTVLNKTDKAIFEDCFCNFMSLCLPYVVAEKYNLEYVGMTERNNQKLRSSANKMFQLMREVLENEKWSNLFEENIAELLFLSAKHLSDAIDAENMFQVGLPQRTETYYYPKNVFLAILEYFGELTDENIMQYLCENQSVAIFKALFKLWDNILKEHVYEFKVLALNAFITFVQNIPLGFTTDAFICNFVCNSVTQAIKDSVEKREVETLAKALHLILKLYLPEKINHLRIAASHLLSILVIKKEDGFDEECAPLLSSLVEDLKDCLNDSEDVVDFINALSQGNVDDVCTAYPQFCIKLKQYKTSLKCPSHESLVNMRKFLTNNKNFINNLCDEIDRKGFSESCESSLVHQIIYSLSNILNRTTDKKTITEACNCISAIGTYNLKTLVTVSPPDPSQIKIMPPNSYFTTILMKSLSSVLFEEGPNLTKKVAKALNKLLKFRDGIDALNREDVDEVKQILKPFETAEANTVSNFEVNDSKLNCFFHSSNFWLPVSNEKHCVWLTRVTSAFLNILTSSDNYLNELQEVCTLKPSLAQKMLPSLIGLMLSCGSEKCERMMTTHINNFFKYIWDISFEYKIENSGSDSNHKRLANILTHDHKMIIQYVLSVVHFVRLQSSHYHSRRARAAAQTLNYLRLEYDKVAWAATVADQNLAAIYYGELWAMAQNDRVPPPSPEATTVLEGGKNIQRIFRKCFVSIGEMDAVDGCGTAHLTIEDERRRHLLHTGKYIDALLLHDIALSCGDATAVELQCGTLRSLQKSGLFHLAVQHTKSLPENDEINDIKFECMATLGDWSEVIDTRDLEEQLNICNPQSIIKTFRYACLKDCLTVEAKPSIKKVELSLNRAKLAISRLCQDLNMENCQNVYKVVAKLHLFSDIEDYVAVRASERPLHALLTNWQLENLPAFQDFKHLEDLISQRNLILEHAAKAQANEIESIVRLQLQYAEFGLKNERVQLAQRFLATVKKLRPSEEAALVESQISWARGHTDIALSLLRDVVSNHTSNDSFKAKSLRQYGLWMAESKCDSPKDIVNKYLKKSLDILNNTHDEKTRLKLYNDIAKFSDAEYKKVVAYINSPIFQNKVDCLKKMQDTCASSQQTQQPMTIYYLLSLAQCDENNLSIFRVISLWLDNPGLEVIDGWRPLQHLLDSIPSHKFVTVLPQLAPRLTTDNSVFANNLKRIIERCARDHPHHTLPILFSLKNSDKDMYILNASASPTVAQRKRSQEPRVVTAEALVRDLAKDQELSLIISQMEKLCDATISFANFTVKAKALTKQEIPSAENIHKLNRLDAVPVPTVPIPVRHDCNYDNLPTLVSFDNYFEIMGGINCPKKINCKSSDGVTRILLVKGRDDLRQDAVMQQVFNIVNTLLGKNDVTSRNNLLIRTYKVVPLSKRSGVLEWCVGTIPIGGYLTGAIGAHARYRPQDITCEAARKTLANCHETGKCNEEKLRVFKKILESFKPVFHYFFTEHYLDPVSWYERRQTYTKSVAASSMVGYVMGLGDRHVQNILIDKETAEVVHIDFGFAFDQGKILRTPETVPFRLTQDIVAGFGSCGVEGVFRRCCEKTMQLLRDNQETLLTILEVLLYDPLYSLTSSRQTAQSAFRSTAVGGGGEGRERHHLAARALLSVSSKLGGTEGGAAGGVAVPGQVARLIHQATDHNNLCRLFPGWQPYL comes from the exons aTGGACAATTTGGAGAGTACTATACGAGATATCTGTAGTGGGCTTACATCATCTAGAGCTCACGAGAGAAAGAAAAATGCCGAAAACTTGAAGGATTTATTGTCACGTAATGCTTTAGGagcatttttatcaaaaaatagtCTCAATGAAGAAGGTTTTACTTGGAACAATCTATTTGAGTATGTGAAAGACTACATATTAAAG GAAGCAGAAAACTATCAGACTTCCAAAACATATCAAAGCACCATAGGACCATTATGTGCAAGTTTACTACATTTGTGTGTTGCTGGAGCTAATAAAG GCCAGACTAGTATTAAATGTGAGAAGATTATGACAGCATGTTTATACATACTAAAAGACATTCAGCTTACAAAAGCGATTGGCGACGCTTATTTAAATCTGTTGTATAAACATATTCTACCACATAATTACTACAGAACATTAATGACCCCTGTTTACTGGGAAG aattGCTTCATGTCTGCATATCAATGCTTCACTCAAATCATTCCAATCTTGATAATTTTACTAAACTAAGGCTGTTATGGATGGTTATCAAGAATGGCACGTCATCATGTCATCTTACTGTCCCATTAAGGGATTCATTGGCGAAATTAAAGATACTTAGAACAttcagtgaaaaaaaaattcttgaagTGGTTATTGACATTACCATTTTGCTGCTGGAAGTG CTTGCGCCTGAATATCGATTAAGTATGTGTGAATTTAcggaaaacattttattgtcgTTATTACATTACTACGAACAGAATATCGACCAAAAGAAAAAg aactcaTTGTTTAAGTTCCTGGAATTGACGGTAAAAATTCACCATCCAGAAGGTCGATACCAAAAGGAGGAAAGCAGTTTAGCCTATGATTGGACaatttggaataaaaatttgcataGTATACTAGAAATTATGTGTATTGAAGTGACATTCTTGCAGAAACCACATAAACAACTTGATTTATCTGAAGTTGGATGTGGACAGTTTTATTCTTTATCTGCATCCGTATACTTTCAG ACctttaaattattagaaaTTGCCGAAACTTCGGAAACTGGCAGTACTCCGAAACGACCTAGGgtcattataaacaaaataagaagATTTTCTGATCTTGCCCATGAGCTTACACAAAACCAGATACCATG GTTGGGTGTCATATTATCATATTCCAAGAAATACGGCAGCACAATTGAAACTAATACCTTTTTATCGTTATTGAacactttgaatttttatataataaaaaatatcaatattattgaTTGGGACAGTTTTACAGAGACGATTGTCTTGATAGTAAAAGAGTTGTCGGGTCGATCGGTACATATAGGGAAAAGGGATGATGCTTTTCTGTTACTGTGGAATTCATGTGTGAG acaaTCAATTTCAGTCAATGCATTACAAAaaccaatacataaaattctaCAGTTTCTATTGACTAGTATCGATTTAAAATATCAAGATGTACAACCATTATTAAAAGTATACTTTGATAAGGCTATGCCAATACATAGCAATAGTGTGGAAACATTGAATGTGGTTTTGCAAAAGATTTTCAACAAATGTAGTAGTTTTGAGGATAGACTAAATTTCTTCACTTGGTTTAAACAGGGACAATTACATTGTGTGGACGCAGTTCAAGCAAGAGAATTAATACTTAGATTGATTCTTAAAGAGAATATCAGCAATGTGTCACAACTTCAGAATGGAAGTCAAAGTGTTTTCTGTGACAATCTACATGAAATATTGTTCAATTCAATCGAAAAAAGTATTCTGTTTAGTGAATTTTCAATTCAGGACGTGGAATATAATAGGCCTGCCACACATAAAGACATCTATTTAAAAGAAGCTTTTGAATATCATTCAGAtatcaataatttaatgtatgaatatttatgtGTCAAAACCaaagaatatgtacataatGGTACAGAAACAAATAGCAGTTTGCCCGAACTCATTCAGTTTTCGCGAGTTCTGCTGGCTTATTTAGACGTTGCGCTGCATTACAAAATCGTGAGCGAAAACAATATCCAAACAACTGAGATATATTGCATTTTGAAAACAACACTACggtttatttatactaatgtGACAGATGCCTTAAAAAGTGATGGTAATAATTTAGTGAAAATCAAATTACTGAAATATATTCAAGACATTTTAATTTGCGAATATTATCCTCTTCTCTGCGTCGAAGTACGTCGGTGCATTGATGAAACATTCTTCCATGCTATTAACAACATCGTTAATAAAGAGGATTCACCTGTCGAGGATTTAGAAAATTGCGATGATGAATCTAGTTTGTCTGCGTTGAGATATAATAGTGTAATCTTACTCGCAGCATATTGTCGAAAGTTTGTTAATTATAGAACTGAATTATTGGAGTTGGTATTAGATTACAAAATGTATGACTTCTCTTCATATTGGGATGTGCAGTGTGTTTTTAGATGTATTGAACTTTTAAGCGATAATGCTGTTGCAGATCCTCCGCTAG atggAATTTTTACTGTTATGATGTTCATATGTAAGGTTATGTTTAGAGGGTCTAATGAAACACAGAGACTGCTAATAATCTTGCTATCACTTCTGGACAGAATTTGGGTAAAtgatagtataaaacaaaactgcATCATCATGATCAGGGGCTACTTAGTCAGATGCGGTAAATTGCATTATCCACCACGAGTAGCGGCCCTTGTGTACAAATGCGCAGCGAAAATGATTGAGTTTAATAGGAAACATGGAACAGATATCAATTTAGATgaagattattttatcaaagcaGTGATCGATGGAACAAAACGAGAGACGCATTGTTTACGGTTGTATTGCGTCTATACCCTGAAATTATTGTTAGCAGATTCCAGCgatgaagaaataaaacaaaagttatctGGATTTGTGGATATTTTCGTTGTAgac GTGCCAGAAAATGATGAACTTATTGTAAAAGATGAATCAGCAAACAGAACAGCTACACTGCTGCATAGTCATGTGGCATTGGCTCAATCTAAGTCCACTTTGATgcataaaattgtaacttcTATTCTAGAAATACAAAAGGAGAAATCATTAGATGAAAATCTTGTAaagaaagttttgaatattATAACGATTACGATTTCCAAAAATGATATtagttttcatttaaataatcataTATTATATGTCCTCAATTTTTGGTTTCTTAACAAATTCAATGTTGAAGATTTGCCTATTAGTTTGTTTGGAATGGAAAAAAGAcaattatttctaaagaagCATATGAGATGGCTGATACCAGCAGATATCTTGTGGGCCAAAAACGCAAATATTTACAGTAGTGATTTGTTGAAAGAAACTAAaacagtattaaataaaaccgaCAAAGCTATATTTGAG gattGTTTCTGCAATTTTATGTCCTTATGTTTGCCATACGTTGTAGCCGAAAAGTATAATCTAGAGTATGTAGGGATGACTGAACGAAATAATCAAAAGTTAAGAAGTAGtgcaaataaaatgtttcaattaATGAGAGAAGTGCTAGAGAATGAAAAATGGAGTAACTTGTTTGAGGAGAATATTGCAGAGTTGCTGTTTTTGTCAGCGAAACACCTGAGTGACGCTATAGATGCGGAGAACATGTTCCAAGTTGGATTGCCGCAGCGAACCGAAACCTACTATTATCCCAAGAATGTATTTTTAGCAATACTAGAGTATTTTGGA gagTTGAcagatgagaatattatgcaGTATCTCTGTGAAAACCAATCAGTTGCAATATTTAAAGCACTCTTCAAGTTGTGGGATAATATTCTCAAAGAGCACGTTTACGAATTTAAAGTGTTGGCTTTGAATGCCTTTATTACATTTGTTCAAAACATTCCATTGGGATTCACGACTGATGCATTTATATGCAATTTTGTATGCAATAGCGTTACACAAGCAATTAAAGATTCTGTTGAAAAAAGAGAGGTGGAAACATTAGCTAAAGCACtgcatttaattttgaaactatatttaccagaaaaaattaatcatcttCGCATTGCTGCGTCGCATCTATTGTCGATTTTAGTCATAAAAAAGGAAGATGGTTTTGATGAAGAATGCGCTCCTTTATTAAGTTCTCTCGTGGAAGATCTAAAAGATTGTTTGAATGATAGTGAAGATGTTGTAGACTTCATAAATGCGCTGTCTCAAGGCAATGTTGATGATGTTTGCACAGCGTATCCACAATTTTGCATTAAACTGAAACAATACAAAACGAGTTTGAAATGTCCAAG CCATGAATCTCTTGTAAACATGCGCAAATTTTTGactaacaataaaaactttattaacaaTCTATGTGATGAAATAGACAGAAAAGGATTTTCCGAGAGCTGTGAATCAAGTTTAGTACATCAAATAATTTACTCTCTCAGTAACATTTTGAATAGAACTACAGATAAAAAG actATAACAGAAGCTTGTAATTGTATATCTGCAATTGGTACATACAACTTGAAAACTTTGGTCACTGTATCGCCACCCGACCCatctcaaataaaaataatgccaCCGAACTCTTATTTCACtacaattttgatgaaatcacTTTCTAGTGTATTATTCGAAGAAGGTCCGAATCTCACAAAAAAAGTAGCGAAGGCCCTTAATAAATTGTTGAAATTCCGTGACGGTATAGATGCATTGAATCGTGAAG atgTTGATGAGGTCAAACAAATACTGAAACCGTTTGAAACGGCAGAAGCAAATACTGTATCTAATTTTGAAGTCAATGattctaaattaaattgcTTCTTTCATTCCTCAAATTTTTGGTTGCCTGTCTCTAATGAGAAACATTGCGTTTGGCTCACTCGAGTCACCTCTGCtttcttaaatatattgaCATCATcagataattatttgaatgaactGCAAGAAGTATGCACATtgaag CCCAGTCTTGCCCAAAAAATGTTGCCGTCATTGATCGGTCTGATGCTTAGTTGCGGTAGTGAAAAATGCGAACGAATGATGACTACTCATATCAATAATTTCTTCAAGTATATCTGGGATATTAGCTTCGAGtacaaaattgaaaacagcGGCAGTGACAGCAATCACAAGAGACTTGCAAATATTCTTACTCACGATCACAAAATGATTATTCAGTACGTGTTGAGTGTGGTCCACTTTGTGCGCCTACAAAGTAGCCATTATCATTCAAG ACGGGCGCGGGCGGCTGCTCAGACATTGAATTACTTGCGATTGGAGTATGACAAGGTCGCGTGGGCGGCGACTGTGGCCGACCAGAATTTGGCGGCGATCTATTACGGTGAACTGTGGGCCATGGCGCAGAACGACAGGGTACCTCCACCATCACCCGAAGCTACTACCGTTTTGGAAGGCGgcaaaaatattcaaagaatATTTAGAAAG TGTTTCGTGTCAATCGGCGAAATGGACGCGGTAGATGGCTGCGGCACCGCTCACTTGACTATTGAAGATGAGAGGCGGCGGCATCTCCTCCACACGGGGAAGTACATAGACGCGTTATTACTACACGACATTGCGCTGTCGTGCGGCGACGCGACCGCGGTTGAGTTGCAGTGCGGCACGCTTCGGTCACTGCAGAAGTCGGGACTATTCCATTTGGCTGTGCAGCATACCAAGTCTTTGCCGGAGAACGACGAAATAAATGATATCAAATTTGAATGTATGGCGACCCTGG GTGACTGGAGTGAAGTGATAGACACCCGCGACTTGGAGGAACAATTGAACATTTGCAACCCGCAGTCCATAATAAAAACGTTCCGTTACGCATGTCTCAAGGACTGCCTCACGGTAGAAGCCAAGCCTAGCATCAAAAAAGTTGAGCTGTCGTTGAATAGAGCTAAATTAGCAATATCGCGCCTTTGTCAGGATCTCAACATGGAAAACTGCCAAAACGTATACAAAGTCGTGGCAAAGCTACATTTATTTAGTGATATTGAAGATTATGTTGCCGTAAGAGCAAGTGAGCGGCCATTGCATGCGTTACTTACTAATTGGCAGCTTGAAAATTTGCCTGCGTTCCAGGATTTCAAACATTTGGAAGATTTGATATCGCAGCGCAATTTAATACTAGAGCATGCAGCAAAGGCCCAGGCAAATGAGATTGAATCTATAGTGAGACTTCAACTGCAATATGCTG AATTCGGGCTGAAGAATGAGAGAGTGCAACTGGCGCAACGTTTCTTGGCGACAGTAAAAAAGTTGCGTCCGTCGGAGGAGGCGGCGCTGGTGGAAAGCCAGATATCTTGGGCGCGCGGGCACACGGACATTGCCCTGTCGTTACTACGCGATGTTGTGTCTAACCATACTTCCAATGACAGTTTTAAAGCCAAATCACTGAG GCAATATGGATTGTGGATGGCGGAATCTAAATGTGATAGTCCTAAAGATATAGTGAATAAGTACTTGAAGAAGAGTCTTGACATTTTGAATAATACTCATGATGAAAAAACGAGGCTAAAATTATACAACGATATTGCGAAATTCTCTGACGCAGAATATAAAAAG GTGGTTGCATATATCAACTCGCCAATATTCCAAAACAAAGTGGACTGTCTAAAGAAAATGCAGGATACATGTGCGTCGTCGCAGCAGACCCAACAACCAATGACAAT aTATTACTTACTTTCCTTGGCGCAATGTGATGAAAataacctgtcaatatttcgTGTGATATCGCTATGGTTGGATAATCCGGGCCTGGAGGTGATAGACGGCTGGCGTCCTCTGCAACATCTTTTGGATTCCATCCCTTCCCACAAGTTCGTCACAGTGTTGCCACAGCTGGCGCCCAGGCTCACTACAGACAATAGTGTGTTCGCCAATAATCTCAAGAGAAtcatag AAAGGTGTGCTAGAGATCACCCCCACCATACCTTGCCTATCCTGTTCAGCCTGAAGAATTCCGACAAAGACATGTATATTCTGAACGCCAGTGCGAGTCCGACGGTCGCGCAAAGAAAACGTTCGCAGGAGCCGCGCGTGGTGACCGCAGAAGCGCTGGTCAGGGATTTGGCGAAGGACCAGGAACTCTCTCTTATTATAAGTCAAATGGAAAAGTTGTGTGATG caaCAATTAGTTTTGCCAACTTCACGGTGAAAGCAAAGGCTttaaccaaacaggagattccTTCAGCGGAAAACATTCACAAACTGAACAGGCTGGACGCCGTGCCAGTGCCCACCGTCCCCATACCCGTCCGCCATGATTGTAATTACGACAATCTACcca CGTTGGTATCGTTTGACAATTACTTCGAAATTATGGGCGGGATCAACTGtcctaagaaaataaattgtaaaagttcCGATGGTGTTACAAGAATTTTGTTAGTAAAG GGTAGAGATGATTTGCGACAGGACGCCGTAATGCAACAAGTGTTCAACATTGTCAACACATTATTGGGAAAGAATGACGTCACTAGTCGAAATAATCTACTCATTCGCACCTACAAG GTGGTACCCTTATCAAAACGGTCAGGTGTTCTGGAGTGGTGCGTGGGCACCATTCCGATTGGCGGGTACTTGACCGGCGCTATTGGAGCGCATGCGCGGTATCGGCCTcag GACATAACATGTGAAGCTGCTCGTAAAACATTAGCAAATTGTCATGAAACTGGTAAGTGCAACGAGGAGAAATTGCGGGTTTTTAAGAAGATACTGGAGTCCTTTAAACCTGTATTCCACTACTTTTTCACGGAGCACTATCTCGATCCTGTGTCTTGGTATGAACGACGACAAACTTACACTAAAAG TGTTGCTGCTTCTTCAATGGTCGGATATGTGATGGGTTTGGGAGACAGACATGTGCAAAACATACTAATCGACAAGGAAACTGCTGAAGTGGTCCATATTGATTTTG GATTTGCATTCGATCAAGGCAAGATTCTTCGCACACCGGAAACAGTGCCGTTCCGCTTGACGCAGGACATTGTAGCCGGTTTTGGATCTTGCGGAGTGGAAGGAGTATTTAGGAG atGTTGTGAGAAAACAATGCAACTTCTCCGAGACAACCAAGAGACTTTGCTGACCATTTTAGAGGTGCTGTTGTACGACCCGCTCTATTCGCTAACATCGTCGCGGCAGACTGCTCAATCCGCTTTCAGGAGCACTGCAGTTG GTGGTGGTGGCGAGGGTCGCGAGCGGCACCACCTGGCGGCGCGGGCGCTGCTGTCCGTGAGCAGCAAGCTCGGCGGCACGGagggcggcgcggcgggcggcgtgGCCGTGCCCGGGCAGGTCGCGCGGCTCATACACCAGGCCACGGACCATAACAACCTGTGCCGCCTCTTCCCCGGCTGGCAGCCTTATCTGTAA